One genomic window of Monodelphis domestica isolate mMonDom1 chromosome 1, mMonDom1.pri, whole genome shotgun sequence includes the following:
- the LOC100617914 gene encoding small nuclear ribonucleoprotein F-like codes for MCLLLNCKLFLNRLSGKLLIVKLKCRIEYKGYLISMDGYMNIQLVNTEKYIDGTLCQHLGEMLIRCKNVLWMKSV; via the coding sequence ATGTGTTTACTCCTCAACTGCAAACTATTCCTGAACAGGTTGTCTGGGAAGCTACTAATAGTGAAGCTTAAGTGCAGAATAGAGTACAAAGGTTACCTGATATCCATGGATGGATACATGAACATTCAACTTGTGAATACAGAAAAGTACATAGATGGGACATTATGTCAACATCTTGGTGAAATGTTAATAAGGTGCAAAAATGTCCTTTGGATGAAAAGTGtctaa